Proteins found in one Sphaeramia orbicularis chromosome 8, fSphaOr1.1, whole genome shotgun sequence genomic segment:
- the slc6a16a gene encoding sodium-dependent neutral amino acid transporter B(0)AT2: MTEKPSIDSDEDRTWLGEGQSETQLASVDGPDGVEANDEDRPAWDSKIQYVLAQVGFSVGLGNVWRFPYLCHQNGGGAFMLLYVFLLLVVGVPLFFMELAAGQSIRQGSIGVWKHISPKLAGIGYSSCVVCFYVALYYNVIIAWSLFYMGNSFQYPLPWHQCPIDVNTNDTVKECASSSPTSYFWFRKALNITNSIEESGEFNPIMTGCLLAAWAIVSLAMIKGIKSSARVMYFSSVFPYVVLFIFLIRGLLLDGAMEGITYMFYPKLEIWGNVQVWRQAATQVFFALGLGYGSVIAYSSYNPVHNNCHRDALMVSGINFMTSVLASLVVFVVLGFRAKTIALRCVAKNLGLLNIMASDGSTQHWWPWFNISDPSSVSIGEYREWYSHYSSMVGPNITDCSLEEEMSKGVEGTGLAFIAFTEVMALFPASPFWSTLFFLMLLNLGLSTMFGTMQGILTPLMDNFSLLGRHRTKLTVCSCALGFVIGLLFTQRSGNYFVTMFDDYSATLPLIIVVIFETISVAWVYGTDRFLDDIEVMLKWRPPVVYKYLWKYVCVFAMVGLLAASFLRMVFKGPTYTAWNQETASEKTLAYPGWSLAMIVLLIVFASLPVPVGYIHSMLQNRRLQHGHSEERGTQEMHREFYTKCSSTEQLDSNSHQVPPEEDEGFPRTTFLPTGNELYRLLPQQEDEDEEQDTGV, translated from the exons ACAGAGAAACCTTCAATCGACAGCGACGAGGACAGAACCTGGCTGGGTGAAGGCCAGTCTGAAACTCAGCTGGCGAGTGTGGACGGTCCAGATGGAGTGGAGGCAAACGATGAAGACCGACCAGCGTGGGACTCAAAGATCCAGTACGTGTTGGCGCAGGTGGGCTTTAGCGTGGGTTTAGGAAACGTCTGGAGATTTCCATACCTTTGTCACCAAAATGGAGGAG GAGCCTTCATGCTGCTGTATGTTTTCCTTTTGCTGGTTGTGGGAGTACCTCTGTTTTTTATGGAGCTTGCAGCCGGTCAGAGCATACGACAGGGCAGCATCGGAGTATGGAAGCACATCTCCCCGAAGTTGGCTGGGATCGGCTACTCCAGCTGCgtg GTCTGTTTTTATGTGGCTCTTTACTACAATGTTATCATTGCATGGAGCCTGTTCTACATGGGTAATTCTTTCCAGTATCCCCTGCCATGGCATCAGTGTCCCATCGATGTAAACACCAATGACACAG TGAAAGAATGCGCAAGCAGTTCTCCAACGTCATACTTCTGGTTTCGGAAAGCTCTAAACATCACAAACTCTATTGAAGAGTCTGGAGAGTTCAACCCCATCATGACTGGTTGTTTATTAGCTGCCTGGGCGATCGTCTCACTAGCAATGATCAAGGGCATCAAGTCTTCTGCAAGg GTGATGTACTTTTCGTCGGTGTTCCCCTATGTGGTGCTCTTTATTTTCCTCATCAGAGGGCTACTGTTGGATGGTGCAATGGAAGGAATCACATACATGTTTTATCCTAAA CTGGAAATCTGGGGTAATGTGCAGGTGTGGCGACAGGCAGCTACGCAAGTGTTTTTTGCCCTCGGCTTGGGCTACGGCTCTGTTATCGCTTATTCCTCCTATAATCCAGTCCACAACAACTGCCACAGGGATGCGCTGATGGTCTCTGGCATCAACTTCATGACATCTGTCCTGGCTTCGCTGGTGGTTTTTGTTGTACTGGGTTTCCGGGCCAAGACCATAGCACTACGCTGTGTGGCTAA AAATCTTGGTCTGCTAAACATCATGGCATCTGATGGATCTACCCAGCACTGGTGGCCTTGGTTCAACATAAGTGATCCAAGCTCAGTGTCTATAGGCGAATACAGAGAGTGGTACAGTCACTACAGCTCCATGGTGGGTCCGAACATCACTGACTGCAGTCTGGAAGAGGAGATGAGTAAG GGCGTTGAAGGAACAGGCTTGGCATTTATAGCGTTCACTGAGGTGATGGCCCTCTTCCCAGCCAGCCCCTTCTGGTCAACACTGTTTTTCCTCATGTTGCTTAATCTGGGCCTCAGCACCATGTTTGGGACCATGCAGGGTATCCTCACACCTCTCATGGACAACTTCAGCCTGTTGGGGCGCCACCGGACCAAGctcacag TGTGCAGCTGTGCTCTGGGCTTTGTGATTGGACTGTTGTTCACTCAGCGATCAGGAAACTATTTTGTCACTATGTTCGATGACTACTCTGCCACCCTGCCTTTAATTATTGTAGTAATCTTTGAAACCATCAGTGTGGCATGGGTCTATGGAACAGATCG TTTCCTGGATGACATTGAGGTCATGCTCAAATGGCGCCCTCCAGTGGTGTACAAATACCTTTGgaaatatgtttgtgtgtttgcaatGGTAGGCCTTTTGGCTGCAAGTTTCTTGCGTATGGTCTTTAAAGGACCCACATATACCGCCTGGAATCAAGAGACA GCTTCTGAGAAGACTCTTGCGTACCCTGGCTGGAGCCTGGCAATGATTGTCCTGCTCATAGTGTTTGCTAGTTTGCCGGTGCCTGTTGGCTACATCCATTCCATGCTGCAAAACCGCAGACTTCAACACGGTCACTCTGAGGAGAGAGGCACCCAGGAGATGCACCGGGAGTTCTACACAAAGTGCAGCTCCACTGAGCAGCTAGATTCAAACTCCCACCAAGTCCCTCCTGAGGAGGACGAGGGTTTTCCCAGGACTACCTTCCTGCCGACAGGCAATGAACTGTACCGACTCCTGCCTCAGCAGGAGGACGAGGATGAAGAACAAGATACAGGGGTTTGA